The following DNA comes from Bacteroidia bacterium.
NNNNNNNNNNNNNNNNNNNNNNNNNNNNNNNNNNNNNNNNNNNNNNNNNNNNNNNNNNNNNNNNNNNNNNNNNNNNNNNNNNNNNNNNNNNNNNNNNNNNNNNNNNNNNNNNNNNNNNNNNNNNNNNNNNNNNNNNNNNNNNNNNNNNNNNNNNNNNNNNNNNNNNNNNNNNNNNNNNNNNNNNNNNNNNNNNNNNNNNNNNNNNNNNNNNNNNNNNNNNNNNNNNNNNNNNNNNNNNNNNNNNNNNNNNNNNNNNNNNNNNNNNNNNNNNNNNNNNNNNNNNNNNNNNNNNNNNNNNNNNNNNNNNNNNNNNNNNNNNNNNNNNNNNNNNNNNNNNNNNNNNNNNNNNNNNNNNNNNNNNNNNNNNNNNNNNNNNNNNNNNNNNNNNNNNNNNNNNNNNNNNNNNNNNNNNNNNNNNNNNNNNNNNNNNNNNNNNNNNNNNNNNNNNNNNNNNNNNNNNNNNNNNNNNNNNNNNNNNNNNNNNNNNNNNNNNNNNNNNNNNNNNNNNNNNNNNNNNNNNNNNNNNNNNNNNNNNNNNNNNNNNNNNNNNNNNNNNNNNNNNNNNNNNNNNNNNNNNNNNNNNNNNNNNNNNNNNNNNNNNNNNNNNNNNNNNNNNNNNNNNNNNNNNNNNNNNNNNNNNNNNNNNNNNNNNNNNNNNNNNNNNNNNGCTTGGGATGTGCGCCGAGTCCCCAGCGTCAGGTGCACGCTGTGTTAGGCGCGTTGTTTAAATTTATAGATATTTATCTCCTTCTTGTCTTGTGCGGATAACTTTAGCGGGAGTGCCATATGCAACGCAATAGTCTGGTATATCATTTAATACGACAGATCCCGCGCCAATTACTGTATGCTTGCCTATATTCCGGTTGTGAATAATATTAGCCCCAAGCGATATAGAACTAAATGCGTCTATCTTCACATTTCCTCCAGTTGTTGCGTTAGGAGCGAGACTTGAGAAATTACCCATAATACAATCATGGTCAAGGGAAGCTTTTGTATTGATGATACAAAAAGTTCCGATTTCACAGTCGCTATTTACAACTGATTCTGCTGTGGCTATTGTACCCTTGCCAATGATTGCGCCTCTAGCGAGTTGAACTGATGGATGAAAGGTGCTTACAAAGTTAAGCGTGGGGGATATTTTTTCTATCTTTTTTGCCATTAGATGGCGTTGCCAGTTGTCTCCGATGGCGATAAAACTGCCGAATAAATTATATTTCTTTGAAAGTATTGGTAGATCTTCTTCTGTGCCGAGAATCTGATAATTAAAAACCTCTTGCCCTGCTTTCTTGAAAGAATCAATTAATCCGACGATTGAAAACTTACCTTCTTTTTCAATAACATCTATTGCTACTTTAGCGTGACCTGACGAGCCTATGACTACTATTTTTTGTTTTTTGACCATTAGTTTCCAGCGCCTAACGGTTTGCGTTAGCGGCGGACGGGGGGCGGGAGTAGGAGAGTCCAAAGAGGAGAAAAAACTCAAAGCGTGAAAAATGTCTCTCGAAGCCGCCGAATCCCCGCCGTCCGCTGCACGCTTTGTTAGTGCGCTCGATGTTGCGGAACGGATATAGCCTAAAAACAGAACGCCGCCTTTCATAGACTTGATTTTACACGCACGCCAATTTTTTACAATCCCGACTTTATGTCTCGGCAGGCTCGACAACCACCAACGAAACTAACGCTGAATTGAAATAACCTGAAAGCCGAGAACTTGCTAAAACTTTTGCCGAGAAACTGACTTTGCCAAAAATAAATTTTGCCAGAAGAAACGAACACAGCCCAAGAACCCAAATAAAACTTGTCAAAATATTTGCTGAAAAAATACAGAAAATTTTGGAAACCTGATTTTACAGAAAAGAATTTAAGCCATGAAAAACGAACTTTGCCGAATAAAACTGCTGACTTACCGAAACTTAATTGAAAACCACGAACTTATTTTGGAAACCTGACCAAAATTTGAAACCGACATGACTTTGGAAATTACGCTTGCGAAAAAACTTTTGTTTTTAGAGACCTGAATTTCTGATAAAGAAAAACTTAATTTTGGAGACTTAAATTCTGTTTGCATAAAACTTTATTTTTGGAAACGACTAACAACCTATGTTTACAAGAGGCGCACTAACGGNNNNNNNNNNNNNNNNNNNNNNNNNNNNNNNNNNNNNNNNNNNNNNNNNNNNNNNNNNNNNNNNNNNNNNNNNNNNNNNNNNNNNNNNNNNNNNNNNNNNNNNNNNNNNNNNNNNNNNNNNNNNNNNNNNNNNNNNNNNNNNNNNNNNNNNNNNNNNNNNNNNNNNNNNNNNNNNNNNNNNNNNNNNNNNNNNNNNNNNNNNNNNNNNNNNNNNNNNNNNNNNNNNNNNNNNNNNNNNNNNNNNNNNNNNNNNNNNNNNNNNNNNNNNNNNNNNNNNNNNNNNNNNNNNNNNNNNNNNNNNNNNNNNNNNNNNNNNNNNNNNNNNNNNNNNNNNNNNNNNNNNNNNNNNNNNNNNNNNNNNNNNNNNNNNNNNNNNNNNNNNNNNNNNNNNNNNNNNNNNNNNNNNNNNNNNNNNNNNNNNNNNNNNNNNNNNNNNNNNNNNNNNNNNNNNNNNNNNNNNNNNNNNNNNNNNNNNNNNNNNNNNNNNNNNNNNNNNNNNNNNNNNNNNNNNNNNNNNNNNNNNNNNNNNNNNNNNNNNNNNNNNNNNNNNNNNNNNNNNNNNNNNNNNNNNNNNNNNNNNNNNNNNNNNNNNNNNNNNNNNNNNNNNNNNNNNNNNNNNNNNNNNNNNNNNNNNNNNNNNNNNNNNNNNNNNNNNNNNNNNNNNNNNNNNNNNNNNNNNNNNNNNNNNNNNNNNNNNNNNNNNNNNNNNNNNNNNNNNNNNNNNNNNNNNNNNNNNNNNNNNNNNNNNNNNNNNNNNNNNNNNNNNNNNNNNNNNNNNNNNNNNNNNNNNNNNNNNNNNNNNNNNNNNNNNNNNNNNNNNNNNNNNNNNNNNNNNNNNNNNNNNNNNNNNNNNNNNNNNNNNNNNNNNNNNNNNNNNNNNNNNNNNNNNNNNNNNNNNNNNNNNNNNNNNNNNNNNNNNNNNNNNNNNNNNNNNNNNNNNNNNNNNNNNNNNNNNNNNNNNNNNNNNNNNNNNNNNNNNNNNNNNNNNNNNNNNNNNNNNNNNNNNNNNNNNNNNNNNNNNNNNNNNNNNNNNNNNNNNNNNNNNNNNNNNNNNNNNNNNNNNNNNNNNNNNNNNNNNNNNNNNNNNNNNNNNNNNNNNNNNNNNNNNNNNNNNNNNNNNNNNNNNNNNNNNNNNNNNNNNNNNNNNNNNNNNNNNNNNNNNNNNNNNNNNNNNNNNNNNNNNNNNNNNNNNNNNNNNNNNNNNNNNNNNNNNNNNNNNNNNNNNNNNNNNNNNNNNNNNNNNNNNNNNNNNNNNNNNNNNNNNNNNNNNNNNNNNNNNNNNNNNNNNNNNNNNNNNNNNNNNNNNNNNNNNNNNNNNNNNNNNNNNNNNNNNNNNNNNNNNNNNNNNNNNNNNNNNNNNNNNNNNNNNNNNNNNNNNNNNNNNNNNNNNNNNNNNNNNNNNNNNNNNNNNNNNNNNNNNNNNNNNNNNNNNNNNNNNNNNNNNNNNNNNNNNNNNNNNNNNNNNNNNNNNNNNNNNNNNNNNNNNNNNNNNNNNNNNNNNNNNNNNNNNNNNNNNNNNNNNNNNNNNNNNNNNNNNNNNNNNNNNNNNNNNNNNNNNNNNNNNNNNNNNNNNNNNNNNNNNNNNNNNNNNNNNNNNNNNNNNNNNNNNNNNNNNNNNNNNNNNNNNNNNNNNNNNNNNNNNNNNNNNNNNNNNNNNNNNNNNNNNNNNNNNNNNNNNNNNNNNNNNNNNNNNNNNNNNNNNNNNNNNNNNNNNNNNNNNNNNNNNNNNNNNNNNNNNNNNNNNNNNNNNNNNNNNNNNNNNNNNNNNNNNNNNNNNNNNNNNNNNNNNNNNNNNNNNNNNNNNNNNNNNNNNNNNNNNNNNNNNNNNNNNNNNNNNNNNNNNNNNNNNNNNNNNNNNNNNNNNNNNNNNNNNNNNNNNNNNNNNNNNNNNNNNNNNNNNNNNNNNNNNNNNNNNNNNNNNNNNNNNNNNNNNNNNNNNNNNNNNNNNNNNNNNNNNNNNNNNNNNNNNNNNNNNNNNNNNNNNNNNNNNNNNNNNNNNNNNNNNNNNNNNNNNNNNNNNNNNNNNNNNNNNNNNNNNNNNNNNNNNNNNNNNNNNNNNNNNNNNNNNNNNNNNNNNNNNNNNNNNNNNNNNNNNNNNNNNNNNNNNNNNNNNNNNNNNNNNNNNNNNNNNNNNNNNNNNNNNNNNNNNNNNNNNNNNNNNNNNNNNNNNNNNNNNNNNNNNNNNNNNNNNNNNNNNNNNNNNNNNNNNNNNNNNNNNNNNNNNNNNNNNNNNNNNNNNNNNNNNNNNNNNNNNNNNNNNNNNNNNNNNNNNNNNNNNNNNNNNNNNNNNNNNNNNNNNNNNNNNNNNNNNNNNNNNNNNNNNNNNNNNNNNNNNNNNNNNNNNNNNNNNNNNNNNNNNNNNNNNNNNNNNNNNNNNNNNNNNNNNNNNNNNNNNNNNNNNNNNNNNNNNNNNNNNNNNNNNNNNNNNNNNNNNNNNNNNNNNNNNNNNNNNNNNNNNNNNNNNNNNNNNNNNNNNNNNNNNNNNNNNNNNNNNNNNNNNNNNNNNNNNNNNNNNNNNNNNNNNNNNNNNNNNNNNNNNNNNNNNNNNNNNNNNNNNNNNNNNNNNNNNNNNNNNNNNNNNNNNNNNNNNNNNNNNNNNNNNNNNNNNNNNNNNNNNNNNNNNNNNNNNNNNNNNNNNNNNNNNNNNNNNNNNNNNNNNNNNNNNNNNNNNNNNNNNNNNNNNNNNNNNNNNNNNNNNNNNNNNNNNNNNNNNNNNNNNNNNNNNNNNNNNNNNNNNNNNNNNNNNNNNNNNNNNNNNNNNNNNNNNNNNNNNNNNNNNNNNNNNNNNNNNNNNNNNNNNNNNNNNNNNNNNNNNNNNNNNNNNNNNNNNNNNNNNNNNNNNNNNNNNNNNNNNNNNNNNNNNNNNNNNNNNNNNNNNNNNNNNNNNNNNNNNNNNNNNNNNNNNNNNNNNNNNNNNNNNNNNNNNNNNNNNNNNNNNNNNNNNNNNNNNNNNNNNNNNNNNNNNNNNNNNNNNNNNNNNNNNNNNNNNNNNNNNNNNNNNNNNNNNNNNNNNNNNNNNNNNNNNNNNNNNNNNNNNNNNNNNNNNNNNNNNNNNNNNNNNNNNNNNNNNNNNNNNNNNNNNNNNNNNNNNNNNNNNNNNNNNNNNNNNNNNNNNNNNNNNNNNNNNNNNNNNNNNNNNNNNNNNNNNNNNNNNNNNNNNNNNNNNNNNNNNNNNNNNNNNNNNNNNNNNNNNNNNNNNNNNNNNNNNNNNNNNNNNNNNNNNNNNNNNNNNNNNNNNNNNNNNNNNNNNNNNNNNNNNNNNNNNNNNNNNNNNNNNNNNNNNNNNNNNNNNNNNNNNNNNNNNNNNNNNNNNNNNNNNNNNNNNNNNNNNNNNNNNNNNNNNNNNNNNNNNNNNNNNNNNNNNNNNNNNNNNNNNNNNNNNNNNNNNNNNNNNNNNNNNNNNNNNNNNNNNNNNNNNNNNNNNNNNNNNNNNNNNNNNNNNNNNNNNNNNNNNNNNNNNNNNNNNNNNNNNNNNNNNNNNNNNNNNNNNNNNNNNNNNNNNNNNNNNNNNNNNNNNNNNNNNNNNNNNNNNNNNNNNNNNNNNNNNNNNNNNNNNNNNNNNNNNNNNNNNNNNNNNNNNNNNNNNNNNNNNNNNNNNNNNNNNNNNNNNNNNNNNNNNNNNNNNNNNNNNNNNNNNNNNNNNNNNNNNNNNNNNNNNNNNNNNNNNNNNNNNNNNNNNNNNNNNNTAGGAAACTGCTTGGGATGTGCGCCGAGTCCCCAGCGTCAGGTGCACGCTTTGTTGGTACGCTTTTGACCTTAAGACTCGCCTACCTTTTTCAGACCATCAAACAATGAAGGCTGATAAGAACCACTATCAAGATTTATCTTTCGTGGAATGACTTTGCCTTCATCAATTCCACCAAGATTATTGATCGTTTTAGCAACCGTTGAAACACAATAATCAGCGGCTTGTTCTTGAATTTGCTTTGTATTGAAACGTAAAACTTGCCAACCTTCTACTTTTAAATCATTATCACGCAAATTGTCTTGCTCTGCTTTTTCTGGGTTTGCGTGCCAGAAATCGCCATCTGTTTC
Coding sequences within:
- a CDS encoding acetyltransferase, whose protein sequence is MKGGVLFLGYIRSATSSALTKRAADGGDSAASRDIFHALSFFSSLDSPTPAPRPPLTQTVRRWKLMVKKQKIVVIGSSGHAKVAIDVIEKEGKFSIVGLIDSFKKAGQEVFNYQILGTEEDLPILSKKYNLFGSFIAIGDNWQRHLMAKKIEKISPTLNFVSTFHPSVQLARGAIIGKGTIATAESVVNSDCEIGTFCIINTKASLDHDCIMGNFSSLAPNATTGGNVKIDAFSSISLGANIIHNRNIGKHTVIGAGSVVLNDIPDYCVAYGTPAKVIRTRQEGDKYL